One Meles meles chromosome 11, mMelMel3.1 paternal haplotype, whole genome shotgun sequence DNA segment encodes these proteins:
- the SWI5 gene encoding DNA repair protein SWI5 homolog, translating into MKGKGAWSDRRGPQGRDSKYLAGLRGCSPALALDPPALHTPPRRGPRTPGLRRTQPGLSKSCRGTFRSPRPSPKSGQADGAGEESLHLDIQKMKEKRDLLDKEIVQLISEGYSVDELEDHISQLHEYNDIKDVGQLLLGKLAVIRGVTTKELYPEFGLDVND; encoded by the exons ATGAAAGGAAAGGGGGCGTGGTCAGACCGCCGCGGGCCCCAAGGGAGAG ATTCCAAATACCTGGCTGGCCTGAGGGGCTGCTCTCCCGCCCTCGCCCTGGACCCTCCTGCACTACATACTCCTCCGAGACGGGGGCCTCGGACCCCAGGGCTCCGGAG GACTCAGCCAGGACTTTCCAAAAGTTGCCGCGGGACCTTCCGATCCCCT CGGCCATCTCCCAAGTCTGGCCAGGCTGATGGGGCTGGCGAGGAGTCTCTGCACCTTGACAttcagaaaatgaaggaaaagagggaCCTGCTGGACAAGGAGATCGTCCAGTTAATATCTGA agGCTACAGTGTGGATGAACTGGAGGACCACATCTCCCAGCTCCACGAGTACAATGACATCAAAGATGTAGGCCAGCTGCTGCTAGGCAAACTAG ccGTGATCCGAGGTGTCACCACCAAAGAACTGTATCCAGAATTTGGCCTGGATGTGAATGACTGA